One Micromonospora sp. WMMD1120 genomic region harbors:
- a CDS encoding ATP-binding cassette domain-containing protein, whose translation MRVTLRLHALVAVPGTGPVTLDVPAGTLAALVAPPRYGTAVARVLAGLAAPVTGRVLVGERDVTALPPPRRQIGYVPAGGALLPQLTVRRNIEYGQRKRERVHEVADDWTATVVDRLELALSLTLLPHQISAAQRFRVALARAAACLPEVLVIDLPAGSAGDSRLGDLVPRLSPPDAPGVAVLVCTADPATLAEIPLRHELVTEPSGASR comes from the coding sequence GTGAGGGTCACGTTACGGCTACACGCACTGGTCGCCGTCCCCGGCACCGGGCCGGTGACCCTGGACGTCCCCGCCGGCACGCTCGCCGCCCTGGTGGCGCCACCCCGTTACGGCACCGCCGTGGCCCGGGTGCTGGCCGGGCTCGCCGCACCGGTGACCGGGCGCGTCCTGGTCGGTGAGCGCGACGTCACCGCCCTGCCGCCACCGCGCCGGCAGATCGGGTACGTGCCGGCCGGCGGGGCGTTGCTGCCGCAGCTCACCGTGCGCCGCAACATCGAGTACGGCCAGCGCAAACGCGAACGGGTGCACGAGGTGGCCGACGACTGGACGGCCACCGTCGTCGACCGGCTGGAGCTGGCGCTCTCGCTGACCCTGCTGCCGCACCAGATCTCGGCCGCCCAGCGGTTCCGGGTGGCCCTCGCTCGGGCGGCGGCCTGCCTGCCCGAGGTGCTCGTGATCGACCTGCCGGCCGGCTCGGCCGGGGACAGCCGCCTCGGTGACCTGGTGCCCCGGCTGTCTCCGCCGGACGCGCCGGGCGTGGCGGTGCTGGTCTGCACCGCCGACCCGGCCACGCTGGCCGAGATCCCGCTGCGGCACGAGCTGGTCACCGAGCCGAGCGGGGCGTCGCGGTGA